A genomic segment from Vagococcus zengguangii encodes:
- a CDS encoding CDP-glycerol glycerophosphotransferase family protein, which produces MIKKVARAFKQNILDREAIHYINYSEKLPIEENLVFVESTQGSEFTGHIFAIVQELSNNHQNLRVVLSLREPSKFEKLNEKYQLPNVTVVKFRSKQYMRYLATAKYIVNDTTFWDFFNKRPGQQYYIIWHGTPLKKMGNETDSPLDVSNVQRNFYQADRLYFSNDYTKEIMIRAYGLTNIYGGQLVVGPSPRNSLLFAAGKQSNDKELIFYMPTWRGTLGNQTDELDKMVSDLEYLSAHLRANQELVVKFHPFQMQFIKEEDFPNITFYDKTWELYDFLSQVDILITDYSSIMFDFANTQKRILLYTYDKEEYFSTRGVYRQVDEFPFEEASTIEELTNLVINQPLSANDYSEFLAEFCPVDQANGTKQIVQHMFEDKSSDSITVSSCHNGKETVFLMVGGLWDNGITTALLNMFDNIDADKRNYVLYFYKNLMKAEHLPKLSLFPESVQYYPISGIPQGNTREKMLRLLYLKKEDVDKPKKQQVMKKIYHREYRRLFGDLPIDWMISYTGFEREIAQLLISDLPCKTGSFMHTDMYEEYKLKQSFSMKIMTDVYQTVDAIIPVNRQIGEEVVKRLPERANAIKVVNNFLNVKKIRELALANLSETLVEVSVDYPLVQMEEEQQLSEERIKAKLLDDLANPELTHFIHIGRYAKEKSQDRLIRAFEENYQQNPMTRLILVAPHGPLKEAIMTQVEASPAKDAITILGRMDNPYPLLKAADCFVLTSLYEGLGLVLYEALALETDVITVDIPATVERLTEQNAIIVPNTQEGINAGVTQYLNARPDFEPFNFDGSDEQSKREWENVFE; this is translated from the coding sequence ATGATAAAAAAAGTAGCGCGTGCCTTTAAACAAAATATATTAGATAGGGAAGCGATTCATTATATCAATTATAGCGAAAAGTTACCGATAGAAGAAAATCTCGTTTTTGTTGAGAGTACGCAAGGGAGCGAATTTACAGGACATATTTTTGCTATTGTTCAAGAACTATCGAACAATCATCAAAATTTACGGGTAGTTTTGTCATTAAGAGAGCCTAGTAAATTCGAAAAACTGAATGAAAAATACCAATTACCTAATGTGACAGTTGTCAAATTTAGATCGAAACAATATATGCGTTACTTGGCGACAGCTAAATATATTGTTAATGATACAACTTTCTGGGATTTCTTTAACAAACGCCCTGGACAACAATACTATATTATTTGGCATGGCACACCTTTGAAGAAAATGGGAAATGAAACCGATAGTCCACTAGATGTTTCTAATGTCCAACGTAATTTTTATCAAGCGGACCGTCTTTATTTTTCAAATGATTATACGAAAGAAATCATGATACGTGCTTATGGCCTAACTAATATTTACGGAGGTCAGTTAGTAGTAGGGCCTTCACCACGTAACAGTTTGTTGTTTGCTGCGGGTAAGCAAAGTAATGACAAAGAATTAATTTTTTATATGCCAACATGGCGTGGAACTCTAGGGAATCAAACCGATGAACTTGACAAAATGGTGAGTGATTTAGAGTACTTAAGTGCGCATTTAAGAGCTAATCAAGAATTAGTGGTTAAATTCCATCCATTCCAGATGCAATTCATTAAGGAAGAGGATTTTCCTAATATTACTTTCTATGATAAAACTTGGGAACTTTATGATTTTCTTAGCCAAGTCGATATCTTAATTACCGACTATTCATCTATTATGTTTGACTTTGCCAATACGCAAAAAAGAATACTGTTATACACCTATGATAAAGAAGAGTATTTTTCAACTCGAGGTGTTTATCGTCAAGTGGATGAATTTCCATTTGAAGAAGCGAGCACTATTGAAGAATTAACTAACTTAGTCATCAATCAACCACTATCAGCTAATGATTATAGTGAGTTTTTGGCAGAATTCTGCCCAGTCGATCAAGCCAATGGGACTAAACAAATTGTTCAACATATGTTTGAAGATAAAAGTAGTGATTCGATTACCGTCTCAAGTTGCCACAACGGCAAAGAAACAGTTTTCTTGATGGTAGGTGGTTTATGGGACAATGGGATTACGACGGCGCTACTTAATATGTTTGATAATATTGATGCGGACAAACGTAACTACGTATTGTATTTCTACAAAAATTTAATGAAGGCAGAACATTTGCCTAAATTAAGTCTGTTTCCTGAGTCAGTTCAGTATTATCCAATTTCAGGAATACCTCAAGGCAATACAAGAGAAAAGATGTTGCGTCTACTATATCTGAAAAAAGAAGACGTTGATAAGCCTAAGAAACAGCAAGTAATGAAAAAAATCTATCATCGTGAATATCGCCGTTTATTTGGTGATTTACCGATTGATTGGATGATTTCATACACTGGTTTTGAACGTGAAATAGCGCAATTACTTATATCAGACTTACCTTGTAAAACAGGAAGTTTCATGCATACGGATATGTATGAAGAGTATAAATTGAAGCAAAGTTTCAGTATGAAAATTATGACCGATGTTTATCAGACAGTCGATGCGATTATTCCTGTGAACCGTCAAATTGGGGAAGAAGTAGTGAAACGTCTACCTGAACGAGCTAACGCAATTAAAGTCGTAAATAATTTCTTGAATGTTAAGAAGATTCGAGAGCTTGCGCTAGCAAATCTGTCGGAGACTTTAGTTGAGGTTTCGGTTGATTATCCGTTAGTTCAAATGGAAGAAGAACAACAGTTATCAGAAGAAAGAATTAAAGCTAAATTATTAGACGACTTAGCCAATCCAGAACTGACGCATTTCATTCATATTGGCCGTTATGCTAAAGAAAAAAGTCAGGACCGCTTAATTAGAGCGTTTGAAGAAAATTATCAACAAAATCCAATGACTCGCTTAATTTTAGTAGCCCCACACGGTCCGCTAAAAGAAGCTATTATGACACAAGTTGAAGCATCACCTGCAAAAGATGCCATTACTATTTTGGGTAGAATGGATAACCCATACCCATTGTTAAAAGCAGCAGATTGTTTTGTCTTGACCTCATTATATGAAGGTTTAGGGTTAGTGTTGTACGAAGCGTTGGCTTTAGAAACGGATGTTATTACAGTTGATATTCCGGCGACAGTTGAGCGCTTAACTGAACAAAATGCGATAATTGTTCCAAATACGCAAGAGGGAATTAATGCAGGGGTTACGCAATATCTGAATGCACGTCCAGATTTTGAGCCGTTTAATTTCGATGGTAGCGATGAGCAATCTAAACGAGAGTGGGAGAATGTCTTTGAATAA